The Desulfosporosinus acidiphilus SJ4 genome has a window encoding:
- a CDS encoding manganese catalase family protein, which yields MELIAAAITKLGGPPLTCVNSQGAPWVSTYIDQSTDYLTMLQVDIQAETRAALLFQQHLESTTDPHMKKMINFLITREEYINVCSKRH from the coding sequence ATGGAATTGATCGCTGCGGCCATTACCAAATTAGGCGGACCGCCGCTTACGTGCGTGAATTCTCAAGGTGCTCCGTGGGTTTCAACGTATATTGATCAAAGCACTGATTATCTCACTATGCTGCAGGTAGATATTCAAGCGGAAACTCGGGCGGCTCTCCTTTTTCAACAACATTTAGAGTCAACCACAGATCCTCATATGAAAAAAATGATCAACTTTCTCATTACCAGAGAAGAGTACATAAACGTTTGCTCCAAAAGGCACTAG